ACGCCGTACGCGTGCTGGAGTCGCCGTTTGGCGTGGCGGGCCGTGGAGCGGACGCCGGCCGGGGTGATGCCGAGGGCGGCGGCGACCTCGTCGACGCTGTAGCCGTGGCTGAACTGGAGCAGGATGACGTCCATCTGACGGGGCGGCAGCTGTCCGATCGCCTGGTAGAGGTGGAGGCTCTCCTCGAACTGGCCGATCGGGTCGGCCGCCTGACCGAGCGCCACCGTCTCGAAGGCGGCCTCGCCTATGAGCGCGGGGCGGCGGTCGCGTGCCCGGGAGAAGTCGATGGTGCTGTTCCTGAGCACCCGCCAGGCGTACGCGGCTGGGTTCTCCGTGGTCAGGATGGTCTGCCAGGCCTTGAGTAACTGCTCGAAGGCGGCGTCGACGGCCTCCTCCGCGTCGGCCCTGCTGCCCAGCCGGGAGGTGGCCCAGCAGACGTAGCGGGGCCGGTACATCTGGTGGAAGGCCTCGAAGTCCAGTGGCAGTTTCTTCATACGCGTGGCGCGAGGCGCGTGCGGGGAGAAGTCCTGGGTCACGCCTGCCCCTCTGTGTCCGCGTCGCGGAGTTCCTCGCGGCGCATCTCGCTGATGCCGTCGCGCCGGATCTCGCTGATGCCCGCCCGCACCCCGGCCGCGGCGACCCGGCGCAGCAGGGTGACCGCGTCGCGGCCGAACACCCGCAGGGCGAGCGCCGCGATGATCACATCGCCGGCAACGTCCATCGTCACGAGCTGTCTTGCCTCTCCTTGCGCAAGGCGAGGCCTGTCAGCGCCCCCGGGCGGCCTCGGGAGTGCGTCTGTTTACGCCCTCCGCCCACGATGACGTTTGCAACGGGCCGTGTGTGCAACATCCGCACAGACTTTCTTAACGGAGCGCAGTGTTCTGGT
Above is a genomic segment from Streptomyces sp. R21 containing:
- a CDS encoding sigma-70 family RNA polymerase sigma factor, yielding MTQDFSPHAPRATRMKKLPLDFEAFHQMYRPRYVCWATSRLGSRADAEEAVDAAFEQLLKAWQTILTTENPAAYAWRVLRNSTIDFSRARDRRPALIGEAAFETVALGQAADPIGQFEESLHLYQAIGQLPPRQMDVILLQFSHGYSVDEVAAALGITPAGVRSTARHAKRRLQHAYGVRRHLENAETVGDLENVGDRADGTALTVNDPAPTEEAAEPRPAPTNDEGHADDVAH